A stretch of the Capsicum annuum cultivar UCD-10X-F1 chromosome 8, UCD10Xv1.1, whole genome shotgun sequence genome encodes the following:
- the LOC107838997 gene encoding vacuolar protein sorting-associated protein 32 homolog 2 isoform X2: MFTRMFGKPKQETNALATLDKLNETLEMLEKKEKVLLKKSAAEVEKAKEFTRAKNKRAAIQCLKRKRLYEQQIEQLGNFQLRIHDQMIMLEGAKATTETVDALRTGAAAMKAIQKATNIDDVDKTMDEITEQTENMKTIQEALSTPIGAAADFDEDELEAELEELEGAELEEQLLQPATTAPVAPINLPAGRQQVRPAAQKTEEDELAALQAEMAL; this comes from the exons ATGTTTACCCGAATGTTTGGAAAACCTAAGCAAGAAACAAATGCTCTAGCTACGCTAGACAAGTTAAATGAG ACTCTTGAGATGCTTGAGAAAAAGGAGAAGGTTTTACTGAAGAAGTCTGCTGCCGAGGTTGAAAAAGCAAAGGAATTTACTAGAGCGAAAAACAAACGAG CGGCAATACAATGTTTGAAAAGGAAAAGGCTTTATGAGCAGCAAATCGAGCAGCTTGGAAACTTTCAATTGCGTATTCATGATCAG ATGATAATGTTAGAAGGTGCAAAAGCCACAACGGAGACTGTTGATGCTTTAAGAACTGGAGCAGCTGCAATGAAAGCTATTCAAAAGGCAAC GAATATTGATGATGTCGACAAAACAATGGATGAGATCACTGAGCAGACTGAGAATATGAAAACGATTCAGGAAGCATTGTCAACACCAATTGGTGCAGCTGCTGATTTTGATGAA GATGAATTGGAGGCAGAACTTGAAGAACTGGAGGGGGCTGAATTGGAGGAACAGCTCCTTCAGCCTGCTACAACTGCTCCTGTTGCGCCAATTAATCTACCTGCTGGCAGGCAACAAGTGCGTCCTGCTGCACAGAAGACAGAAGAAGATGAGCTTGCTGCTTTGCAGGCTGAAATGGCTCTTTGA
- the LOC107838997 gene encoding vacuolar protein sorting-associated protein 32 homolog 2 isoform X1, translating to MPKKIQPSNFLEKFLRSLQTSKIQTSQFFSVGATKSRMFTRMFGKPKQETNALATLDKLNETLEMLEKKEKVLLKKSAAEVEKAKEFTRAKNKRAAIQCLKRKRLYEQQIEQLGNFQLRIHDQMIMLEGAKATTETVDALRTGAAAMKAIQKATNIDDVDKTMDEITEQTENMKTIQEALSTPIGAAADFDEDELEAELEELEGAELEEQLLQPATTAPVAPINLPAGRQQVRPAAQKTEEDELAALQAEMAL from the exons ATGCCCAAAAAGATCCAGCCTTcgaattttcttgagaaatttctCAGATCATTACAAACTTCAAAGATCCAAACCTCTCAATTTTTCTCAG TTGGTGCAACAAAATCAAGAATGTTTACCCGAATGTTTGGAAAACCTAAGCAAGAAACAAATGCTCTAGCTACGCTAGACAAGTTAAATGAG ACTCTTGAGATGCTTGAGAAAAAGGAGAAGGTTTTACTGAAGAAGTCTGCTGCCGAGGTTGAAAAAGCAAAGGAATTTACTAGAGCGAAAAACAAACGAG CGGCAATACAATGTTTGAAAAGGAAAAGGCTTTATGAGCAGCAAATCGAGCAGCTTGGAAACTTTCAATTGCGTATTCATGATCAG ATGATAATGTTAGAAGGTGCAAAAGCCACAACGGAGACTGTTGATGCTTTAAGAACTGGAGCAGCTGCAATGAAAGCTATTCAAAAGGCAAC GAATATTGATGATGTCGACAAAACAATGGATGAGATCACTGAGCAGACTGAGAATATGAAAACGATTCAGGAAGCATTGTCAACACCAATTGGTGCAGCTGCTGATTTTGATGAA GATGAATTGGAGGCAGAACTTGAAGAACTGGAGGGGGCTGAATTGGAGGAACAGCTCCTTCAGCCTGCTACAACTGCTCCTGTTGCGCCAATTAATCTACCTGCTGGCAGGCAACAAGTGCGTCCTGCTGCACAGAAGACAGAAGAAGATGAGCTTGCTGCTTTGCAGGCTGAAATGGCTCTTTGA
- the LOC107838997 gene encoding vacuolar protein sorting-associated protein 32 homolog 2 isoform X3, translated as MLEKKEKVLLKKSAAEVEKAKEFTRAKNKRAAIQCLKRKRLYEQQIEQLGNFQLRIHDQMIMLEGAKATTETVDALRTGAAAMKAIQKATNIDDVDKTMDEITEQTENMKTIQEALSTPIGAAADFDEDELEAELEELEGAELEEQLLQPATTAPVAPINLPAGRQQVRPAAQKTEEDELAALQAEMAL; from the exons ATGCTTGAGAAAAAGGAGAAGGTTTTACTGAAGAAGTCTGCTGCCGAGGTTGAAAAAGCAAAGGAATTTACTAGAGCGAAAAACAAACGAG CGGCAATACAATGTTTGAAAAGGAAAAGGCTTTATGAGCAGCAAATCGAGCAGCTTGGAAACTTTCAATTGCGTATTCATGATCAG ATGATAATGTTAGAAGGTGCAAAAGCCACAACGGAGACTGTTGATGCTTTAAGAACTGGAGCAGCTGCAATGAAAGCTATTCAAAAGGCAAC GAATATTGATGATGTCGACAAAACAATGGATGAGATCACTGAGCAGACTGAGAATATGAAAACGATTCAGGAAGCATTGTCAACACCAATTGGTGCAGCTGCTGATTTTGATGAA GATGAATTGGAGGCAGAACTTGAAGAACTGGAGGGGGCTGAATTGGAGGAACAGCTCCTTCAGCCTGCTACAACTGCTCCTGTTGCGCCAATTAATCTACCTGCTGGCAGGCAACAAGTGCGTCCTGCTGCACAGAAGACAGAAGAAGATGAGCTTGCTGCTTTGCAGGCTGAAATGGCTCTTTGA